Below is a window of Halobaculum lipolyticum DNA.
TGTGGCCGTACAACTTCTTCGCGATGACCCACGGCCGCGACGAGGCCGAGTCCCAGCGGCGGATCGAGCAGGTCCGCGACACCATGACCGAGTTCTGGGACGTCGCCGACGACGAGTGGGACTCGCTGTTCTCCACGCGGATCCTGAAGAAGACGGGCATCCGGCTCGACGAGCGCGCCGACGCACAGGTCCGCGAGGAGAGCGACCCGGCGGACGCCTGACCCGTATGCGAGCCACGACCACCACGGAGGAGACGGCGTGATCCCGCTGCTCCACGACTTCACGGACGAGACGGTGCTGGTCGTCGGCGGCGGCCCGGTCGGCGCCCGCAAGGCGCGGACGTTCGCCCGGGAGGCCCGGACGGTCGTCGTCAGCCCCGCCTTCGCCGACCGCGACTTCGGCGACGCCGAACTGGTGCGGGCGGCGCCCGGCCCGGACGACGTCGGCGGCTGGGTCGAGCGCCTCGCCCCGGCGCTGGTCGTCGCCGCCACGGACGACGACGACGTGAACGAGGCGACCGAACGCGCCGCCCGCGAGGCGGGCGCGCTCGTCAACCGCGCCGACCGGTCGGGGGGCCGCGACGCCGGCAGCGTCGTCGTCCCCGCGACCGTCCGCGACGGCGACGTGGTCGCCGCCGTCGCCACCGGCGGGACCGCCCCGGCGCTGTCGAAGGAGCTGCGCCGCCGGATCGAGTCGGAGATCGACGGCGCCGGCGCGATGGCGGATCTCGTCGCCGAGATCAGGGCCGAACAGAAGGCGGCAGGAGCGGCCGCGACCGCCCGACGTGAACGTGTTCGGGCGGTCGTCGACTCCCCGGCGGTTTGGAAGGCTTTACAAGCGGGAGTCTCCAATGCTCGCCAGGAAGCGACCCGAGTTATGGAGGAGATCGATGACTGACACCGGCGTCGTCGCGGGCGTGAGCGTGAGCCACACCCGCGCCTCGATCGAGGAGATCGAGACCGCTCGGACCGTGGACGCGGCGACGCTCGTGTCGGATCTGCTCGCCCGCGACGGGGTCGACGAGGCGTTCGCGATCCACACGTGCAACCGCGCGGAGGCGTTCGTGGCGTCCGAGGACGCCGCGGCGGCGCGGGCGGCGCTGGAGCCGTTCGCGCCCGACGTGCGCGAGGGCGCCATCGTCCACCTCGACCACGAGGCGAGCATCCGCCACCTCATGCGTCTGTCGGCCGGGTTGGAGTCGCTCGTGCTCGGCGAGGACCAGATCCTCGGCCAACTGAGCGACGCCACGGCCGTCGCCCGCGAGGCGGGCGGACTGCACGGCGGCGTGCTCGACGACGCGCTGTCGAAGGCGCTGCAGGTCGGCAAGCGCGCCCGCGCCGAGACGGGGATC
It encodes the following:
- a CDS encoding precorrin-2 dehydrogenase/sirohydrochlorin ferrochelatase family protein — encoded protein: MIPLLHDFTDETVLVVGGGPVGARKARTFAREARTVVVSPAFADRDFGDAELVRAAPGPDDVGGWVERLAPALVVAATDDDDVNEATERAAREAGALVNRADRSGGRDAGSVVVPATVRDGDVVAAVATGGTAPALSKELRRRIESEIDGAGAMADLVAEIRAEQKAAGAAATARRERVRAVVDSPAVWKALQAGVSNARQEATRVMEEIDD